The Bos taurus isolate L1 Dominette 01449 registration number 42190680 breed Hereford chromosome 13, ARS-UCD2.0, whole genome shotgun sequence genome contains a region encoding:
- the SLPI gene encoding antileukoproteinase precursor: MKLSGLFPFMLLALGSLALWAVEGAENALKAGACPPRKTTQCLGDEKPKCRSDWQCPHKKKCCLDTCGTECLDPVNVTNPVKKKPGTCPLVHGRCLMLKPLNHCETDDQCVGTLKCCNAVCGKVCLSPMKA, from the exons ATGAAGCTCAGTGGCCTCTTCCCCTTCATGCTTCTtgccctgggaagcctggcactTTGGGCTGTGGAAGGTGCTGAAAATG CTTTGAAAGCTGGGGCCTGCCCTCCTAGAAAAACTACCCAGTGCCTTGGAGATGAGAAACCCAAGTGCAGAAGTGACTGGCAGTGTCCACACAAGAAGAAATGTTGCCTCGACACTTGCGGAACTGAATGTCTGGACCCTGTCAACGTCACAAACCCAG TTAAGAAGAAGCCTGGGACGTGTCCATTGGTCCATGGCCGATGTCTGATGCTTAAACCCCTCAATCACTGTGAGACAGACGACCAGTGCGTAGGTACATTAAAGTGCTGCAATGCTGTGTGTGGGAAAGTCTGCCTTTCCCCTATGAAAG CCTGA